The window GGGATAACGGCATATATAGCCATAATCATAGCCGCAGTCATACTATCGGCTTATGTGCCCATCTGGTACTTGGTCCAGAAGAGGAATTCTAATTCCGAAGCCGTCGATCAGAGGCAGATAAGCCGCCTGGGAAACGAGGAAGGACACTGAGCCGAGTGACGATAAGTCTCTGAAAAAACTTCTTAAACATCTGGGAGGGGCGCCAGCCTCCCCCTTTTTACGATTGCTCTTCCATCAGCTTTTGGACGTCCGATTCTAGGTCGCGCCTTTCCGGATCTCCTATCTTATAATACGCCCATCTTCCATCCTCACCCAGAACATAAGCGTATTCGGCAGACTCTTTGGCGCACAGATCTTCCCCCGGGGAGTATGTCCTTGGATTCCCGCCGCAGAAAGATGTATTGTTCAGCGCTGTTCCCAAAGAACTCATGTCACCTTTGTCGATAAGCATCCCAAGAAGGCTCCTATCAGAAAAAGCTGACAGAAGAGTCATTCCGGCGCTGCCGATATATCCGTCATAGCTGCAGGAAACCCCTCTGATGGAGTCCCCATATTCCATTGATATGAAGCATTTAGTGCCCATGGCCGACGATTCTCGGATGCGCTAATAATACATGCCCGTACGCGCACATCACGTTTGATTATGGAGCCATGAATCTACGAAGAAGAATGAAGGATCCAACATGGCCTTTATAGCATAGGACTGAGTGCGTTGAATGCCGATAATATGAACGAAATATCCAGGACCAGAAAAGCATGGGATGCCGCCGCCAAAGAATACAGAAAGATAGTGGAAAGCCAGCTCTCATCGTCGGATAAAGACGAATGGATGAGAATGGTATACGAGAACGCCCCCAAAAAAGAAAAGCTCAGAGTTCTGGACATAGGCACCGGACCGGGATTCTTCTCCATTGCCATGTCCTTGGATGGACACGATGTCACGGGAGTGGACCTCAGCGAAGGCATGCTGGAGGTCGCCAGAATGAATGCGGAGGAATTCGGCGCGAAATGCGACTTCCTCCAGATGAACGCCGACAGGCTGTATTTCGAATCCAACACATTCGATCTCATTCTGAGCCGCAACGTGACATGGACAATCCCCGACATGGAGGAATGCTACAGAGAATGGAGGAGAGCCCTCGCGCCTGATGGCCGCATAATCGTATTCGATTCCAATTTCAACTGGAATTTCTTCGACGCTGAGCATGACAGAATGTTCAGGGACCTCATCAGGGAGATGAAGATATCAGGCCGGGATTCGGGGACCGTGAATACAGGGTTCATGTTCCGCGGCGAATACATGGAGACCCGCCCTATGCTTGGGACGCAGCGCCCCCAATGGGATCGGAACGTGCTGATCAAACTTCGCTTCATGGACATCGTCGCTGAGGAGAACGTTCTCGTCGGAGGCCCTCTTGACCGGATGCCCAACCCCGAAGCGCCAGCCCCTTTGTTCCTGATCAGCGCCAGAAAGCCTTCCCCAGAAGAGGAGGAAAAATTCCTGGTGGAAGAATACTGGGGAGGCGTGGCGCCATTCGACAGCGGAACTTGCCACAGGATATGCGCAGATGGGAGGGGGATGGAATACCTCAAATTGTTGGGCAATAGAATCCCGGAGAAAGCTAAGCTTCTGGATCTTGCATGCGGAGCCGGTTTCTTGGCCATTGCCGCCTCGCTCTCGGGCCACGAATCCGTCGGCATAGATTCGTCCAGACATATGATCGAAGAGGCAAAGAGATGCGCCAAAGAGGTTGGTTCCGATGCGGAATTCGTTGTCGCCGATGTATGCAACCTTCCATTCGATGATTGCACCTTTGATTCTGTTGTGATCCGCAACAGCTTGTGGTCATTTTTCAATCCGGAAAAAGCGCTCTCGGAGGCATGCCGCGTACTCAAACCAGGCAAAAATCTGATCATCATAGACGCCAATTGGATCGGCTCGCTGGATTCCAATCTGCCGAAAACAAACGATGACGGAGTCAGAATAAGGAGCGGAGAGACAGGATTCGGCGGCACCGGCATCATAGACCCGATATTCCGCAGACTCCCTCTTTCGGGAGAAGAAAGGCCTTCCTGGGACTTGCGCGAGCTCGGCCGCCTTGACATGAATATCTTGGAGAATGAAGTATTTGAAGATGCTTTGGTCGAGGAATGCATACGCAACGTTTCGGATCGCCAATTCATTGTGGTTGCTAAAAAAGGATAAAATGCTCAATGCATCGCGAAAATTGACTATATACACCATTATTGTATGATTACTATGTTTATTAATAAATAAAATGTATGATGATCAATAGTTGTCAATATTCGCCATCTATTAAATATTAAAAAAACAGTCGTCAAAATTGGAACTATAATCCAAGGTGTTATTTTGGCAAACAACAAAATGCTGATTGCAATAGCTGCGATTGCTATCGTAGCCATCGCCATCGCCGCTGCTTTCCTGCTGATGAACAACAATGGCGGGAACAACGGCAATAACAATACCGACACGTCGGACTATCTGACCGAAGATTCCGGAAAAGCCACTGTCGGTTCGATCGACACCAAACTCTTGGTGTTCGGGAACGCTAACAACGACGTCTATCTCAACAATGACGATGTAACTTTCATCCAGAACATAGTCGATGGCAAATCGACTT of the Candidatus Methanomethylophilaceae archaeon genome contains:
- a CDS encoding class I SAM-dependent methyltransferase produces the protein MNEISRTRKAWDAAAKEYRKIVESQLSSSDKDEWMRMVYENAPKKEKLRVLDIGTGPGFFSIAMSLDGHDVTGVDLSEGMLEVARMNAEEFGAKCDFLQMNADRLYFESNTFDLILSRNVTWTIPDMEECYREWRRALAPDGRIIVFDSNFNWNFFDAEHDRMFRDLIREMKISGRDSGTVNTGFMFRGEYMETRPMLGTQRPQWDRNVLIKLRFMDIVAEENVLVGGPLDRMPNPEAPAPLFLISARKPSPEEEEKFLVEEYWGGVAPFDSGTCHRICADGRGMEYLKLLGNRIPEKAKLLDLACGAGFLAIAASLSGHESVGIDSSRHMIEEAKRCAKEVGSDAEFVVADVCNLPFDDCTFDSVVIRNSLWSFFNPEKALSEACRVLKPGKNLIIIDANWIGSLDSNLPKTNDDGVRIRSGETGFGGTGIIDPIFRRLPLSGEERPSWDLRELGRLDMNILENEVFEDALVEECIRNVSDRQFIVVAKKG